Proteins encoded by one window of Streptomyces sp. NBC_01571:
- a CDS encoding helix-turn-helix transcriptional regulator, whose product MQHGPAVRRRKLGAELRALRAGAGLTSGEAARLVGWHQSKVSRIETGISGVKPADVEHLLDAYGVREAGLRELLLGLAGSEGNGRHHWWHAYRGVLPPAYRDFISLESQASGMRTLETSVVPGLLQTPEYARAVTRAAVGGLEDDKLDALVEVRLARQDVLRSHPPLELTAVLDEAVLRREVGGPEVMARQLARLREAAVLPQVRLQVLPFAAGAHAGVTGPFVIFSFPNTTDLDVVVLDHLTSSLYLERKEDLQAYTEAFNTLRFNALSPEDSLDYIAAIGDGV is encoded by the coding sequence ATGCAGCACGGTCCCGCGGTACGCCGCCGCAAACTCGGTGCCGAACTGCGCGCGCTGCGCGCCGGTGCGGGCCTGACCAGTGGTGAGGCGGCCCGTCTCGTCGGCTGGCACCAGTCGAAGGTGAGCCGGATCGAGACGGGGATCAGCGGGGTGAAACCGGCCGACGTGGAGCACCTGCTGGACGCGTACGGCGTCCGGGAAGCCGGGTTACGGGAGCTCCTGCTCGGGCTGGCCGGATCCGAGGGCAACGGGCGCCACCACTGGTGGCACGCCTACCGGGGGGTCCTGCCGCCCGCCTACCGGGACTTCATCAGTCTGGAGTCCCAGGCCAGCGGTATGCGCACGCTGGAGACGTCCGTGGTGCCGGGTCTGCTCCAGACCCCCGAGTACGCCCGGGCAGTGACACGGGCGGCCGTGGGCGGACTCGAGGACGACAAGCTGGACGCGCTCGTCGAGGTGCGCCTCGCCCGGCAGGACGTGCTGCGTTCGCATCCGCCGCTGGAACTGACCGCCGTCCTGGACGAGGCCGTGCTGCGTCGTGAGGTCGGGGGACCCGAGGTCATGGCACGGCAGCTGGCCCGGTTGCGGGAGGCCGCCGTCCTCCCCCAAGTGCGCCTCCAAGTGCTTCCGTTCGCCGCCGGAGCGCACGCCGGAGTGACCGGGCCTTTCGTTATTTTCTCATTTCCGAACACAACTGATCTGGACGTGGTTGTTCTCGACCACTTGACGAGTAGCCTCTACCTCGAGCGGAAAGAAGACCTTCAGGCCTACACCGAGGCCTTCAACACCCTTCGGTTTAACGCCCTTTCACCCGAGGACTCGTTGGACTACATCGCCGCGATAGGTGACGGCGTGTAA
- a CDS encoding DUF397 domain-containing protein — MTALPRYVPSSTSLRDVRWLRSSRSTGMNNCVETARPGPGPWAGLVAVRDSKNKAGPALLFTPASWEGFIAGLS; from the coding sequence ATGACCGCACTGCCTCGGTACGTACCTTCCAGTACTTCACTCCGTGATGTGCGCTGGCTGCGCAGCAGCCGCAGTACGGGAATGAACAACTGCGTCGAGACCGCACGACCGGGCCCCGGCCCCTGGGCCGGACTCGTCGCGGTGCGCGATTCCAAGAACAAGGCAGGCCCCGCCCTGCTGTTCACCCCTGCCAGCTGGGAGGGGTTCATCGCCGGACTGAGCTGA
- a CDS encoding 8-amino-7-oxononanoate synthase, translated as MAGSPFAWIDEQAHQRRQAGLVRTLRPRPADSALLDLASNDYLGLARHPEITAAAADAAHRWGAGATGSRLVSGTTELHGELERELADFCGFEAALVLSSGYAANLAAVTALAPHGSLVVSDAGNHASLIDGCRLARGATQVVAHADPDAVRKALGTHQGPAVVVSDTVFSVDGDAAPLAALATACRAHGAALLVDDAHGLGVLGNGGRGAPHAAGLAGAPDVVVTVTLSKSFGSQGGAVLGPAPVIDHLVNAARTFIFDTGLAPAAVGAALAALRLLRREPARADRARAVATALHTRLTAEGLEAVRPDAAVVSVRAPSPERAVRWAADCREAGLAVGCFRPPSVPDGISRLRLTARADLTDAQIEQAVRVISENR; from the coding sequence ATGGCCGGATCGCCGTTCGCATGGATCGACGAGCAGGCGCACCAGCGCCGACAGGCCGGACTCGTCCGCACCCTGCGCCCGCGCCCGGCCGACTCGGCCCTGCTCGATCTGGCGAGCAACGACTATCTCGGCCTCGCCCGCCACCCCGAGATCACGGCCGCCGCCGCGGACGCCGCCCACCGCTGGGGAGCGGGTGCCACCGGATCGCGGCTCGTGTCCGGCACTACCGAACTTCACGGCGAACTCGAACGCGAGCTCGCCGACTTCTGCGGCTTCGAGGCCGCGCTCGTCCTCTCCTCCGGGTACGCGGCCAATCTCGCCGCGGTCACCGCGCTCGCGCCGCACGGCTCGCTCGTCGTCTCGGACGCGGGCAACCACGCCTCGCTCATCGACGGCTGCCGGCTCGCCCGCGGCGCCACGCAGGTCGTCGCGCACGCCGACCCCGACGCCGTGCGCAAGGCGCTCGGGACGCACCAGGGCCCCGCTGTCGTCGTCTCCGACACGGTCTTCTCGGTGGACGGCGACGCGGCACCGCTGGCCGCACTGGCCACCGCCTGCCGCGCGCACGGGGCGGCGCTGCTCGTCGACGACGCGCACGGACTCGGGGTGCTGGGCAACGGTGGCCGGGGCGCTCCGCACGCCGCGGGGCTCGCCGGCGCTCCGGACGTCGTCGTGACCGTCACGCTCTCCAAGTCGTTCGGCAGCCAGGGCGGTGCCGTCCTCGGGCCCGCACCGGTCATCGACCACCTGGTCAACGCGGCGCGCACCTTCATCTTCGACACCGGTCTGGCACCGGCGGCGGTGGGAGCGGCCCTCGCGGCGCTCAGACTGCTGCGCCGCGAGCCGGCGCGCGCCGACCGGGCCCGCGCGGTGGCGACGGCGCTGCACACCCGGCTGACCGCCGAGGGCCTGGAGGCCGTACGGCCGGACGCCGCCGTGGTCTCCGTGCGCGCGCCGTCCCCCGAGCGGGCCGTGCGGTGGGCGGCGGACTGCCGGGAGGCGGGGCTCGCCGTAGGCTGCTTCCGCCCCCCGTCCGTGCCCGACGGCATCTCCCGGCTGCGGCTGACCGCCCGCGCGGATCTCACCGACGCCCAGATCGAGCAGGCCGTACGGGTGATCTCCGAGAACCGGTGA
- the bioB gene encoding biotin synthase BioB produces the protein MDLLNTLVDKGLRRELPTRDEALAVLATSDDDVLDVVAAAGKVRRHWFGRRVKLNYLVNLKSGLCPEDCSYCSQRLGSKAEILKYSWLKPDQASQAAAAGLAGGAKRVCLVASGRGPSDRDVDRVSDTIKAIKDQHENVEVCACLGLLSDGQAERLRQAGADAYNHNLNTSEGTYGDITTTHTYADRVDTVQKAHAAGLSACSGLIAGMGESDEDLVDVVYALRELDPDSVPVNFLIPFEGTPLAKEWNLTPQRCLRILAMVRFVCPDAEVRIAGGREVHLRTMQPLALNLANSIFLGDYLTSEGQAGKADLEMIADAGFEVEGAGEVTLPEHRATAGAGCGAHADAGCGSHEGGGCGSHAGGGVCGSAPAEAPAEARTDLVAVRRRGAGTDLAPNA, from the coding sequence ATGGACCTGCTGAACACGCTGGTGGACAAGGGGCTTCGGCGCGAGCTGCCGACCCGTGACGAGGCGCTGGCCGTGCTGGCCACGTCCGACGACGACGTGCTCGACGTGGTGGCCGCGGCCGGGAAAGTCCGCCGGCACTGGTTCGGCCGTCGAGTGAAGCTCAACTATCTGGTCAACCTGAAGTCCGGGCTGTGCCCCGAGGACTGCTCGTACTGCTCGCAGCGGCTCGGCTCCAAGGCCGAGATCCTGAAGTACAGCTGGCTCAAGCCCGACCAGGCCTCGCAGGCCGCGGCGGCGGGGCTGGCCGGGGGCGCCAAGCGGGTCTGTCTGGTGGCCAGCGGCCGCGGTCCGAGCGACCGCGACGTGGACCGGGTCTCCGACACCATCAAGGCGATCAAGGACCAGCACGAGAACGTCGAGGTGTGCGCCTGCCTCGGCCTGCTCTCCGACGGTCAGGCCGAGCGGCTGCGCCAGGCGGGCGCGGACGCCTACAACCACAACCTCAACACGTCCGAGGGGACGTACGGGGACATCACGACCACGCACACGTACGCCGACCGGGTGGACACCGTGCAGAAGGCGCACGCGGCGGGTCTGTCCGCCTGCTCCGGTCTGATCGCGGGCATGGGCGAGAGCGACGAGGACCTCGTGGACGTCGTCTACGCGCTGCGCGAGCTCGATCCCGACTCCGTTCCGGTGAACTTCCTGATCCCCTTCGAGGGAACCCCGCTCGCCAAGGAGTGGAACCTGACACCCCAGCGGTGTCTGCGCATCCTGGCGATGGTCCGCTTCGTCTGCCCGGACGCCGAGGTCCGCATCGCGGGCGGCCGTGAGGTCCATCTGCGCACGATGCAGCCGCTCGCCCTCAACCTGGCCAACTCGATCTTCCTCGGCGACTACCTGACGAGCGAGGGCCAGGCCGGCAAGGCCGACCTGGAGATGATCGCTGACGCCGGGTTCGAGGTGGAGGGCGCGGGCGAGGTGACGCTGCCGGAGCACCGGGCGACGGCGGGCGCGGGCTGTGGCGCGCACGCGGACGCCGGGTGCGGGTCGCACGAGGGCGGTGGGTGCGGGTCGCACGCGGGTGGTGGTGTGTGCGGTTCGGCCCCGGCCGAGGCGCCCGCCGAGGCCCGTACGGATCTGGTGGCCGTGCGCCGCCGAGGTGCCGGAACGGATCTCGCGCCCAATGCCTGA
- a CDS encoding adenosylmethionine--8-amino-7-oxononanoate transaminase: MPDLSLRELLDLDRRHVWHPYGPMPGRQEPLVVESASGVRLRMADGSGDLVDGMSSWWSAIHGYNHPVLNDAAREQLERMSHVMFGGLTHEPAVRLAKRLVDISPEGLEHVFLADSGSVSVEVAVKMCLQHWRSLGRPAKQRLLTWRGGYHGDTWQPMSVCDPEGGMHELWQGVLQRQVFADAPPPGYEESYAAHLRELIGRHADELAAVIVEPVVQGAGGMRFHSPAYLRVLREACDAHDVLLVFDEIATGFGRTGTLFAAEHAGVTPDVMCVGKALTGGYLTMAATLCTTRVAEGISRGEVPVLAHGPTFMGNPLAAAVACASIDLLLGQDWQTEVKRVGAGLRQGLAEASSMPGVRDVRVLGAIGVVQLDHEVDMAAATAAAVREGVWLRPFRDLVYTMPPYVTGDEDVARIARAVLAAAREG; the protein is encoded by the coding sequence ATGCCTGACCTGTCCCTGCGGGAGCTGCTCGACCTGGACCGGCGCCACGTCTGGCATCCGTACGGGCCGATGCCGGGCCGGCAGGAACCGCTCGTCGTCGAGTCGGCCAGCGGGGTGCGGCTGCGGATGGCGGACGGCTCGGGTGATCTGGTCGACGGGATGTCGTCCTGGTGGTCGGCCATCCACGGCTACAACCACCCGGTGCTGAACGACGCGGCGCGCGAGCAGTTGGAGCGGATGAGCCATGTGATGTTCGGCGGGCTCACGCACGAGCCCGCCGTGCGGCTGGCCAAGCGCCTGGTCGACATCTCCCCCGAGGGACTGGAGCACGTCTTCCTCGCCGACTCCGGTTCGGTGTCGGTCGAGGTCGCCGTCAAGATGTGCCTCCAGCACTGGCGTTCGCTCGGACGACCGGCCAAGCAGCGGCTGCTGACCTGGCGGGGCGGCTACCACGGGGACACCTGGCAGCCGATGTCGGTGTGCGACCCCGAGGGCGGGATGCACGAGCTGTGGCAGGGCGTGCTGCAGCGCCAGGTGTTCGCCGACGCCCCGCCGCCCGGCTACGAGGAGTCGTACGCCGCGCACCTGCGCGAACTGATCGGGCGCCACGCCGACGAACTGGCGGCGGTGATCGTGGAGCCGGTGGTACAGGGCGCGGGCGGGATGCGCTTCCACTCCCCCGCGTATCTGCGGGTGCTGCGGGAGGCGTGCGACGCGCACGACGTGTTGCTGGTGTTCGACGAGATCGCGACCGGCTTCGGCCGTACGGGCACGCTGTTCGCGGCGGAGCACGCGGGCGTGACGCCGGACGTGATGTGCGTGGGCAAGGCGCTGACCGGCGGGTACCTGACCATGGCGGCGACGCTGTGCACGACCCGGGTGGCCGAGGGCATCTCACGCGGCGAGGTCCCGGTGCTCGCGCACGGCCCGACGTTCATGGGCAATCCGCTCGCCGCCGCGGTGGCCTGCGCCTCGATCGACCTGCTGCTCGGGCAGGACTGGCAGACCGAGGTCAAGCGGGTCGGGGCGGGACTGCGGCAGGGACTGGCGGAGGCCTCCTCGATGCCGGGGGTCCGGGACGTACGCGTGCTGGGCGCGATCGGTGTCGTCCAGCTCGACCACGAGGTGGACATGGCGGCGGCGACGGCAGCCGCCGTCCGCGAGGGCGTGTGGCTGCGGCCGTTCCGCGACCTCGTCTACACGATGCCGCCGTACGTCACGGGCGACGAGGACGTGGCGCGGATCGCCCGCGCGGTCCTCGCGGCGGCGCGGGAGGGATGA
- the bioD gene encoding dethiobiotin synthase, producing the protein MAVLVITGTGTEVGKTVTTAAVAAAAVAAGRSVAVLKPAQTGVGPHERGDADEVARLAGDVTTRELGRYPEPLAPATAARRARLAPVRPREVAEAAAKLATDHDLVLIEGAGGLLVRFDDEGGTLADVATLLDAPVLLVVAAGLGTLNTTELTAREIRRRGLDLAGLVIGSWPDSADLASRCNLADLPVVAEAPLLGALPAGAGARPPAEFRAGAPGWLAPGLDGTWDADTFAVSC; encoded by the coding sequence ATGGCTGTCCTGGTGATCACGGGGACGGGCACGGAGGTGGGCAAGACGGTCACCACGGCCGCCGTCGCCGCCGCCGCCGTCGCCGCCGGACGGTCCGTGGCCGTCCTCAAGCCCGCGCAGACGGGGGTGGGTCCGCACGAGCGCGGGGACGCCGACGAGGTGGCCCGGCTCGCGGGGGACGTGACCACGCGCGAACTCGGCCGCTACCCCGAGCCCTTGGCGCCCGCCACGGCCGCGCGGCGGGCCCGGCTGGCTCCGGTGCGGCCCCGTGAGGTGGCGGAGGCGGCGGCCAAGCTGGCCACCGACCACGACCTCGTGCTGATCGAGGGGGCGGGCGGTCTGCTCGTCCGCTTCGACGACGAGGGCGGCACGCTGGCGGACGTGGCGACGCTGTTGGACGCTCCGGTGCTGCTCGTCGTGGCGGCGGGACTCGGCACGCTGAACACGACCGAGCTGACCGCGCGTGAGATCCGGCGCCGGGGACTGGACCTGGCCGGGCTCGTCATCGGCAGCTGGCCCGACTCCGCGGACCTCGCGTCCCGTTGCAACCTCGCCGACCTGCCGGTGGTGGCCGAGGCCCCGCTGCTGGGAGCGCTGCCCGCGGGGGCCGGCGCCCGTCCGCCCGCCGAGTTCCGGGCCGGGGCGCCGGGTTGGCTGGCACCGGGGCTGGACGGCACCTGGGACGCGGACACCTTCGCGGTCTCCTGCTGA
- a CDS encoding class I SAM-dependent methyltransferase produces MAFRSADSGKVPRDPVHHPLFARYYARVSVAAETRMGMGGVRDRLLSGLSGRVIEIGAGNGLNFAHYPGAVSEVVAIEPERRLRQLAVRAALRAEVPVDVAPGAAEALPVKSEAFDAAVVSLVLCSVRDVPRTLAELRRVLRPGGTLRFFEHGTGGGRVMAAAQRGLDRTVWPTLNGGCHLARDPVAALRDAGFELGPYQRLLMPEKGPRLPTSYCVLGSARRPGVREAGAP; encoded by the coding sequence ATGGCGTTCAGGTCGGCCGACTCCGGCAAGGTGCCACGGGATCCGGTGCACCACCCGCTGTTCGCCCGCTACTACGCCCGCGTCAGCGTGGCCGCCGAGACCCGGATGGGCATGGGCGGCGTACGCGACCGGCTGCTCTCCGGGCTCTCCGGCCGGGTCATCGAGATCGGCGCGGGCAACGGCCTGAACTTCGCGCACTATCCGGGTGCCGTCTCGGAGGTCGTCGCGATCGAACCGGAGCGGCGGCTGCGGCAGCTGGCCGTTCGGGCGGCGCTGCGCGCGGAGGTCCCGGTCGACGTGGCACCGGGCGCGGCGGAGGCGCTGCCGGTCAAGAGCGAGGCCTTCGACGCGGCGGTGGTCTCGCTGGTGCTGTGCAGCGTGCGCGATGTGCCACGGACCCTGGCGGAGCTCCGGCGCGTGCTGCGTCCCGGTGGCACCCTGCGGTTCTTCGAGCACGGCACGGGCGGCGGTCGCGTGATGGCGGCCGCCCAGCGCGGCCTGGACCGTACGGTGTGGCCGACGCTCAACGGCGGCTGCCATCTGGCCCGTGACCCGGTCGCCGCGCTGCGCGACGCCGGGTTCGAACTCGGCCCGTACCAGCGGCTGCTGATGCCCGAGAAGGGGCCGCGGCTGCCCACCTCGTACTGCGTGCTGGGCTCCGCGCGCCGGCCCGGCGTGCGGGAGGCCGGCGCGCCGTAG
- a CDS encoding fic family toxin-antitoxin system, toxin component — protein sequence MSSLRVDLAWLLMIAEQKTPGDPQVTDWGALVAAVSRHEAEIFGIPVYDSPHARAAALLQLLLHVPALERSNAMFASAVAYAYLVASGLKVVTSPEQVRELARLVKGGEATVHDIAQELRQWSL from the coding sequence TTGAGCAGTCTCAGAGTCGACCTTGCCTGGCTTCTCATGATCGCCGAACAGAAGACGCCCGGAGACCCCCAGGTCACCGACTGGGGAGCCCTCGTCGCCGCCGTCAGCCGGCACGAGGCGGAGATATTCGGCATTCCCGTCTACGACAGTCCGCACGCCCGCGCCGCCGCACTGCTCCAGCTCCTGCTGCACGTCCCGGCGCTCGAACGTTCCAACGCGATGTTCGCCTCGGCCGTCGCGTACGCCTATCTCGTCGCCAGCGGCCTCAAGGTCGTCACCTCCCCCGAGCAGGTGCGCGAACTCGCCCGCCTGGTGAAGGGCGGCGAGGCGACCGTGCACGACATCGCGCAGGAACTGCGCCAGTGGAGCCTGTGA
- a CDS encoding toxin-antitoxin system HicB family antitoxin, with amino-acid sequence MAKTQLNVRVDEGTARAARERALARGMSVNRYIEELVRQDTGEVGHTFVDAASDFMKQYESVFAEEFGADREGAREGSREGRR; translated from the coding sequence ATGGCGAAGACTCAACTGAACGTGCGGGTGGACGAGGGCACGGCCCGGGCCGCCCGCGAGCGGGCCCTGGCGCGCGGCATGAGCGTGAACCGCTACATCGAGGAGCTGGTCAGACAGGACACCGGGGAGGTGGGCCACACCTTCGTCGACGCCGCCTCCGACTTCATGAAGCAGTACGAGTCCGTCTTCGCCGAGGAATTCGGCGCGGACCGCGAAGGCGCCCGTGAAGGCTCCCGCGAAGGTCGTCGTTGA
- a CDS encoding ABC transporter ATP-binding protein, with protein MPTSAAEHAVGHGEADGIAARARGLTKAYGSGETTVLALDSVDVAIARGRFTAVMGPSGSGKSTLMHCLAGLDTVSAGQVWLGDTEITGLRDRELTRLRRDRIGFMFQSFNLIPTLDAAENITLPMDIAGQKPDQKWLDQVIDTLGLRDRLKHRPAQLSGGQQQRVACARALASRPELIFADEPTGNLDSRAGLEVLGFLREAVDELGQTVVMVTHDPGAAAHSDLVLFLGDGRIVDEMERPTAEAVLERMKQFDTVRASFEGSAPREEGSHPRQGEAGAVPPQASADRAAPPGADSAADSGADSAAGSEAGSGGVTADGGAGHVPHDKD; from the coding sequence TTGCCCACATCAGCTGCGGAGCACGCCGTCGGCCACGGGGAGGCCGACGGGATCGCGGCCCGCGCCCGCGGCCTGACGAAGGCGTACGGCTCGGGCGAGACGACCGTCCTCGCCCTCGACTCGGTCGACGTGGCCATCGCGCGCGGCCGCTTCACCGCGGTCATGGGCCCTTCGGGCTCCGGCAAGTCCACGTTGATGCACTGTCTGGCGGGGCTCGACACCGTTTCGGCCGGACAGGTCTGGCTCGGCGACACCGAGATCACGGGGCTCAGGGACCGCGAGCTGACCCGGTTGCGCCGGGACCGGATCGGGTTCATGTTCCAGTCGTTCAACCTGATCCCGACGCTCGACGCGGCCGAGAACATCACGCTGCCGATGGACATCGCGGGCCAGAAGCCGGACCAGAAGTGGCTGGACCAGGTCATCGACACGCTCGGGCTGCGCGACCGGCTCAAGCACCGTCCCGCACAGCTCTCCGGTGGTCAGCAGCAGCGCGTCGCCTGCGCGCGGGCGCTCGCCTCGCGCCCCGAGCTGATCTTCGCGGACGAGCCGACCGGCAATCTCGACTCCCGCGCGGGCCTTGAGGTCCTCGGCTTCCTGCGCGAGGCGGTCGACGAGCTCGGCCAGACCGTCGTCATGGTCACGCACGACCCCGGCGCGGCCGCCCACTCGGACCTGGTGCTCTTCCTCGGGGACGGGCGGATCGTGGACGAGATGGAACGGCCGACGGCGGAAGCGGTGCTGGAGCGCATGAAACAATTCGACACGGTCCGGGCGAGCTTCGAGGGCTCCGCACCTCGCGAGGAGGGCTCCCACCCGCGGCAGGGCGAGGCGGGTGCCGTACCTCCGCAGGCGAGCGCCGACCGCGCCGCGCCCCCCGGGGCGGACTCCGCGGCCGATTCCGGGGCGGACTCCGCGGCCGGCTCCGAGGCCGGCTCCGGCGGTGTGACGGCCGACGGCGGCGCCGGCCACGTCCCCCACGACAAGGACTGA
- a CDS encoding FtsX-like permease family protein — MLKATLRSFLAHKGRLLLSALAVVLSVAFVAGSLIFSDTVTRTFDRLFASTSADVTVSPRNDLGSRIPTGATPTLPASLAARLAEVDGVAAAHVDAAVENLTIVDRGNESVGPTSGAPTIATNWQPSERSPVKLTSGHAPHGAGEALLDADTAEHKHVRIGDTLTVQAQPGTFKVRIVGIATFTTTNPGAALLFLDTPTAQTRLLGSTAAATSISLDAAPGVDDALLKQRVAAELGTRAYDLKTADEQAKDAAAQLGGFLDVIKYVMLGFAGIAVLVGVFLIVNTFSMLIAQRTRELGLLRALGADRRQVRRSVLTEALLLGLVGSTLGLAAGIGLALGLIKLMTAFGMNLKSTEMVISWGTPVASYVVGVGVTFVAAYLPARRAAGVSPMAALSDAEVAGLGRPLRVRAVAGSVVGLAGVAALGGCVAASKTSTAGSLLGLGVVLTLVATVIAGPLLVRPVIKVLGGAFPALFGSVGRMSQRNALRNPRRTGATASALMVGLALVGGMSVASASMSKSFDQQIDKTLGADFVIQNSNFVPFSPEVTDKVRGTEGVALVVRQRFTPVAVRLPDGKRIETTAAGYDPRLDDVAHLAYAQGDTAAALGAGHLAMDAKFAREHDVRVGSTVPVEFPAGRHAELTVAALTDQESAEGFGMQGGLYMGFGTIEKYVPGGQDSTLYVNAASGTDADQLRPRLEKTLEPYPQVQVRDQADYKKLVHDQIAVLLYLVYALLGLAIVIAVLGVVNTLALSVVERTREIGLLRAIGLGRRQLRRMIRLESVVIAVFGAILGLVLGLVWGVCVQQVLALQGLTAFAVPWATIVAVVVGSAVVGIVAALLPALRASRMNVLAAIAHE; from the coding sequence GTGCTCAAGGCGACTCTGCGCAGCTTCCTCGCCCACAAGGGGCGGCTGCTCCTCTCCGCGCTGGCCGTCGTGCTGTCCGTGGCGTTCGTCGCCGGCAGCCTCATCTTCTCGGACACGGTCACCCGTACCTTCGACCGGCTCTTCGCCTCCACCTCGGCGGATGTGACCGTGTCGCCCAGGAACGATCTCGGCTCACGGATTCCGACCGGCGCCACCCCGACCCTGCCCGCCTCCCTCGCGGCCCGGCTGGCCGAGGTCGACGGTGTCGCGGCCGCCCACGTCGACGCGGCCGTCGAGAACCTCACCATCGTCGACCGCGGGAACGAGTCGGTCGGGCCGACCTCGGGCGCACCGACCATCGCCACCAACTGGCAGCCCAGCGAACGCAGTCCGGTGAAATTGACCTCCGGCCACGCCCCGCACGGCGCCGGTGAGGCACTGCTCGACGCGGACACCGCCGAGCACAAGCACGTCCGCATCGGCGACACCCTGACGGTGCAGGCGCAGCCCGGCACGTTCAAGGTGCGGATCGTGGGCATCGCCACCTTCACCACCACCAACCCCGGTGCCGCGCTGCTGTTCCTCGACACCCCGACCGCGCAGACCAGGCTGCTGGGCAGCACCGCCGCCGCCACGAGCATCTCGCTGGACGCGGCGCCCGGCGTCGACGACGCCCTGCTCAAGCAGCGCGTCGCGGCCGAACTCGGCACCAGGGCGTACGACTTGAAGACGGCCGACGAGCAGGCCAAGGACGCGGCCGCACAGCTCGGCGGCTTCCTGGACGTCATCAAGTACGTGATGCTCGGCTTCGCCGGGATCGCCGTGCTCGTCGGCGTCTTCCTCATCGTCAACACCTTCTCGATGCTCATCGCCCAACGCACCCGCGAGCTGGGCCTGTTGCGTGCGCTGGGCGCCGACCGGCGGCAGGTAAGACGGTCCGTGCTGACCGAGGCGCTGCTGCTCGGGCTGGTCGGCTCGACACTCGGTCTGGCCGCGGGCATCGGGCTCGCGCTCGGGCTGATCAAGCTGATGACCGCGTTCGGGATGAACCTGAAGTCGACGGAGATGGTGATCAGTTGGGGAACCCCCGTCGCGTCGTACGTCGTCGGGGTCGGCGTCACCTTCGTGGCCGCGTACCTCCCCGCCCGGCGCGCGGCCGGCGTCTCCCCGATGGCGGCCCTCTCGGATGCCGAGGTCGCGGGCCTGGGACGGCCGTTGCGGGTACGGGCCGTCGCGGGCTCGGTCGTGGGGCTGGCGGGCGTCGCCGCGCTCGGCGGGTGCGTCGCGGCGTCGAAGACCTCGACGGCCGGCTCGCTGCTGGGACTCGGGGTCGTACTGACCCTCGTGGCGACGGTGATCGCGGGCCCGCTCCTGGTCCGACCGGTGATCAAGGTCCTGGGCGGGGCCTTCCCGGCCCTGTTCGGGTCGGTCGGCCGGATGAGCCAGCGCAACGCGCTGCGCAATCCCCGGCGTACCGGTGCCACTGCCTCCGCCCTGATGGTGGGCCTGGCCCTGGTCGGCGGGATGTCCGTGGCGAGTGCCTCCATGAGCAAGTCCTTCGACCAGCAGATCGACAAGACACTGGGCGCCGACTTCGTCATCCAGAACAGCAACTTCGTGCCGTTCTCCCCGGAGGTCACCGACAAGGTACGGGGCACGGAGGGCGTCGCCCTCGTCGTCCGCCAGCGGTTCACCCCGGTCGCGGTGCGGCTGCCGGACGGCAAGCGGATCGAGACGACCGCCGCGGGCTACGATCCGCGGCTCGACGACGTCGCCCACCTCGCGTACGCCCAGGGGGACACCGCGGCGGCGCTGGGCGCCGGGCATCTCGCCATGGACGCGAAGTTCGCGCGGGAGCACGACGTGCGGGTGGGCAGCACGGTCCCCGTCGAGTTCCCCGCCGGGCGCCACGCCGAGCTGACGGTGGCGGCCCTCACCGACCAGGAGTCCGCCGAGGGGTTCGGCATGCAGGGCGGCCTGTACATGGGCTTCGGCACCATCGAGAAGTACGTCCCGGGCGGACAGGACTCCACGCTCTACGTGAACGCGGCTTCGGGCACGGACGCCGACCAGCTGCGCCCACGGCTGGAGAAGACGCTCGAGCCGTATCCGCAGGTGCAGGTACGCGATCAGGCCGACTACAAGAAGCTGGTCCACGACCAGATCGCGGTACTCCTCTATCTCGTGTACGCCCTGCTCGGACTCGCGATCGTCATCGCGGTGCTCGGCGTGGTCAACACCCTGGCCCTGTCGGTCGTCGAGCGCACCCGGGAGATCGGACTGCTCCGCGCGATCGGCCTCGGACGCCGCCAGCTGCGCCGGATGATCCGTCTGGAGTCGGTGGTGATCGCCGTGTTCGGCGCGATCCTCGGACTCGTGCTGGGGCTGGTCTGGGGCGTCTGTGTACAGCAGGTGCTCGCCCTGCAGGGCCTGACGGCGTTCGCGGTTCCCTGGGCCACCATCGTCGCGGTGGTGGTGGGTTCGGCCGTCGTGGGCATCGTCGCGGCGCTGCTGCCGGCGCTGCGGGCGTCGCGCATGAACGTACTGGCGGCGATCGCGCACGAGTGA